In Amycolatopsis sp. FBCC-B4732, the genomic stretch CCGGACGAAGTGGCGGCGGACGGCCGGCTTCGCGAACCCGTGACGTTTCTCACCGAACCATCCGGCGCTGTCGTACGTAGCGGACCCGCGGCGGGACGGCGGGCGGACCGCAACCGGTACCAGCGTGCATCCCTGCGGTGAAACGGAAGTCGACCTGGGACGAACGTCACGACTTTCGGTGGTGGACTTTCCAAGAGCAGGCAGCAAGTGTGGACGGGTCACCGTGCCAAGATCACGTTCGCGCCACGGACTTGACGCGCCCTGAGCGGCTGCATACCGTCGTCGCGGGCGAAGCAGACCACGGTGATGTTGATCCGGCTGGTCGGAATCCGGGTGTTGACCGCCTCGGGCGACCCGAAACCATGTACTGCCGGAAGGAAAACGGACCCAGGTGAAGCAGATTTCTCTTCGACGCAACCGGGGATCCTCGATTCGGAAGCGCGTGCTCACGATCGCGCTCATCCCCAGTGTGGCCTTGTTGCTGGTCGGCGTGGCCCTCGCGGGCTACCTCATCTACGACGCGGTGACCGCACGCGACTACACCACGCGCATCCGGAATTCGGAAGCTCCGGCGATCCCGTTCTTCGCCGCGCTCCAGCAGGAGCGCCAGGCGACGCTGAGCCTCCTCGCCGGCCAGGGCAACCAGCGGGCCGTGCTCGCGGCCGTCCGCCCGAAGGTCGACTCGACCGCCGCGAAGGAGATCGAGAACCTCCGGGACAACTTCGCGGACTACGACGACACCCCGCCGAGCGTCCAGAAGAACATCGCCACGTTCTTCGGGGTCTTCCAGCAGCTGCCGCAGACGCGTCAGGCGGTCGACAGCGGCCAGATCCAGATCAGCCAGGCGTTCGCCTTCTACAACAGGATGCTCGACCAGTTCACCGACGGCGTCGCCGGGCTGGCGCAGAAGGCCCGCGGCGCGCAGAACGCGTTCGACCGGCTGACCGCCATCCCGCTGTTCACCGCGGCCGACGCGATGCAGCGCAGTGACGCGCTCGCCGCCGCCGGGCTCGCCGCGGGCGGGCTGACGAACGACGACTTCCGCGCCTACGTCGGCCAGGTCGGCGCCTACCACGCCCAGCTCGACGCCTCGGCGCCGAAGATGATCCCCGAGGTCAAGGCCAAGTACGACCAGCTGCTGGCCAGCCAGCCGTGGCAGACCGTGACCCAGGTGGAAACCGCTTTCCTGCGTGGTGACCTGACGAAGCTGCCGGTCGCGCAGGACCAGTGGCGCACCGCCGCCCGCCAGGTCGGCGACGCGCTGATGGGCATCTTCGTCGCGCAGAGCTCGAACGCGAGCCAGGCCGCCATCGAGGACGCCGACTCGACGTTCACCGAGTCGCTGATCGCCGGTGTGATCGCCGTCCTGTTCGCGGTCTTCGTGGTCTTCGTCGCCGTCCGGCTGTCGAACCGGCTCATCGGCCGGCTGCACCGGCTGCGCGAGGACACCCTCGACGCGGCGGAGGTCCGGCTGCCCGAGCTGGTCGCCCGGGTCCAGGCGGGCGAGCCCGTCGACCTGGAAGAGGGCGGGCACTTCCTCGACCACGGCACCGACGAGATCGGCCAGGTCGCCGACGCGTTCAACAAGGCGCAGCAGACCGCCATCGCGGCCGCCATCGACGAGGCGAAGATCAAGGAGGGCACCAAGGCGGTGTTCCTCAACATCGCCCACCGCAGCCAGGTCATCGTGCACCGCCAGCTCAAGGTGCTCGACCAGGCCGAGCGCAAGCAGGAGGACCCGGAGCAGCTGGACACCCTGTTCCAGCTGGACCACCTCTCCACCCGCGCCCGCCGCAACGCCGAGAACCTGATCATCCTCGGCGGCGGGCAGCCGGGCCGGCAGTGGCGCAACCCGGTCGGGCTGGCCGAGCTGGTCCGCGGCGCGTCCGCCGAGACCGAGGACTTCGCGCGGGTCAAGACGGCGGCGCTGCCGCAGATCGCCATCCGCGGCCCGGTCGTCGGCGACCTCGTGCACCTGCTCGCCGAGCTGATCGACAACGCGACGTCGTTCTCGCCGCCGCAGTCGCGGGTCGAGATCCGCGGCAACGTGGTCGGCAAGGGCGTCGTGATCGAGGTCGAGGACCAGGGCCTCGGGCTCGAGCCGGACCAGACCGAAGAGATCAACACGATGCTGGCCAGCCCGCCGGACTTCGGCATCATGGCGCTGTCCGACGAGCCGCGCCTCGGCCTGTTCGTGGTCGCGCGGCTGGCCGCCCGCCACGGCATCCAGGTGCACCTGCGCGAGTCCGCTTACGGCGGCACCCGGGCCATCGTCCTGGTGCGCACCGACCTGCTGGCCCCGCTCGCCGAGTCCGAGCCGGAGCAGCCGATCACCCCGCCGAAGCCGGAGCTCGTCCCGAACCCGGTCGAGCCGGAGCAGGGCAACGACGAGGTCGCGCCGCTCAAGCGCCCGCAGCGCCGCCCGGCCCGGCACCGCACCGAACCGCCCATGCCGACCCAGCCGGCGCCGGTCTCGCCGCCGCCGTCCGCGCCGACCCCGGTGGCGGCGCCGCCCGCGCCGCCGTCCGCGCCGACGCCGGTCCCGGTCGCTTCCGTCCCGGAGCCGGTGAGCCAGCCGACCCAGGCGCAGCCGGTGGCCCCGCTCCGCCCGCCGTCCCCGCCGAACCGGACCTCGCGCCCGGCCCGCCCGGCCGCGCAGCAGCCGGCGTGGCCGCCGCAGGAACCGCGCCCCGCGGTGCCCGAAGGACGGCCGCAGCAGCCGCGCCGCCCGGAGGCGCCCGGCCGCCCGCCGCTGCCCCAACGGCGACGCCAGCAGAGCCTCGTGCCGCAGTTGCGGGAAGATAAGCCCGCACAGGAACGCGAAGAGGTGCGGCTGGACTCCCCGGAGGCCGCCCGCAGCAGGCTGTCCGCGTTCCAGCAGGGCACCCGCCGGGCCCGTGACGAAGAGTTTCCCGAGAACGACGACACGTACGGAGAGCGCGAGTAATGGTCAACTCAGGCGCCCACGAGCTCGACTGGCTGCTCGACGACCTCGTAAAACGGGTCGCCGGGGCGGACCGGGCGGTGGTCCTGTCCTCGGACGGCCTGCTCATCGGGCGATCGGGAAACCTCTCCGAGGAGGACGCCGAACACCTGTCCGCGGTGGCTTCGGCGTTCCAGAGCCTCGCGCGCGGGACCGGACGGCACTTCGGCGGCGGCAACGTCCGGCAGACGATGGTCGAGATGGACCACGCGTTCCTCTTCGTGACCGCGGCCGGGCGGGGTGCCTGCCTGGCCCTGCTCGCGCGTGAAGACGCGGACATGGGCCTCGTCGCGTACGAGATGAACCTGATGGTGAAGCGCGTCGGCCAGGTGCTCACCTCGGCCCCGCGGACCGGTGCCGGCGTCCTGCCCACGTCGCCATGAGCGGACGGCACGAAGCCTGGTTCGACGACGAGGCCGGCCCCCTGGTCCGGTCGTACGCGGTCACGGGCGGCCGCACGCGGTCGGACACGCTCGGGCTCGACCTCATCACGCTCGTCGTCGCCCTGCGTACCGCGCACGAAGCGGGCATGCTCGAACCGGAGTACGCGCGGATCATCGCCCTGTGCCAGCGGCCGGTCTCGGTGGCCGAGGTGGCCGCCCGGGTCGACCTCCCGCTGCCCGTGGTCAAGGTGATGCTCAGCGACCTCATCGAGCAGAACCTGGTGCTGTTCCGTACCGCGGCACCGGCTCAGGAATCCCCCAACCGACACGTATTGCAGGCGGTCCTTGATGGCATCCGGAAACTCTGACCCCCGGCGGAACCTGACCGCGACCGCGGTCAAGGTACTCATCGCCGGCGGGTTCGGGGTCGGCAAGACCACGATGGTCGGCTCGGTGAGCGAAGTGCCGCCACTGCGGACCGAGGAGGTCATCACCACCGCCTCCGAAGGCGTCGACGACCTGTCGGGCGTCGAGCAGAAGACCACGACGACGGTCGCGCTCGACTTCGGCCGCATCACGATCAACCCGGACCTGATCCTGTACCTGTTCGGTACGCCGGGGCAGGACCGGTTCTGGTTCATGTGGGACGAGCTGGCCGAGGGCGCGCTCGGCGCCGTCGTCCTGGCCGACACCCGCAGGCTGGACAGCTGCTTCGCGGCCGTGGACTTCTTCGAGCGCCGCAACCTGCCGTTCGTCGTCGGCGTGAACTGCTTCGACGGCGCGTACCGCTACGGCACCGAGGAGGTCCGGCAGGCGCTCGACGTCGGCATGGACGTCCCGCTGCTGCTGTGCGACGCCCGGGACCGGGAGTCGACCAAGCAGGTGCTGACCAGCCTGATGGAACACGTGATGGCGCGGTCCGATCTGGCAGCCGCCCAGGGTGGCTACTGACCGGACCGCGCTCTCGCGGCGTCAGCGACGGCGCTTGACGAGCGTGTCCACGGCGAAGCGGCCCGGGCCGATCGCGGCGAACAGCAGGAAGACCCATGCGTAGACCGCGGCCGGCTCGCCCATGTTCTGCAGCGGCAGCAGGCCCATCGGGGCGTGCACGGTGAAGTAGGCGTAGGCCATCACGCCGGAGAGCAGGATCGCAGCGGGCCTGCTGGCGAGCCCGACGAGGAGCAGCAGCGCGCCGGCGAGCTCGAAGACGCTGCCCCACCAGCCGGGGAACGAGCCGAACGGGACGCCGCCGCCCTGGCCGTCGACGCCACCGAAGAAGCCGAATCCCTGCAAGCCGTGGAAGCCGAACAGGAACGAGATCACGATCCGGCTCGCGCCGATGACGATGCCGGTGACCTGCGTCTTCGGGGTGGCGGTGGACTGGGTCTCGCGGGCGATGGTGGTGGTCATTTCGGGGTTCCTTCCCTGGGTTGCTTCCGTGCCTTCTGCCTACGCGTCGAGCGGGTCACCACCGGATCGACAACCCCGGCGGATTTTTTTTCCGGGGGTTTCGGCAGACTGGGCCGATGGCGGGCAAACGCAGTGCCGGGCTCCTGCTCCACCGCGGGCGGGGCGAGGCCGTCGAAGTGCTCCTCGGGCACATGGGCGGGCCGTTCTGGGCGAAGAAGGACGCGGCGGCGTGGTCGCTGCCGAAGGGCGAGCTGGAGCCGGACGAAGAGCCGGAGGCCGCGGCGCGGCGTGAGTTCGCCGAAGAGCTGGGCCTCCCGGCCCCGGACGGCGAGTACGTCCCGCTGGGCGAGGTGAAGCAGTCGGGCGGCAAGGTCGTCACGGCGTGGGCGGTGGCCGGCGACCTCGACCCGGCGCTGGTGGTGCCGGGGACGTTCACCATGGAGTGGCCGCCGCGCTCGGGTCGTCAGCAGGAGTTCCCCGAGGTGGACCGGGTCGAGTGGTTCTCGCTGGCGGCGGCGCGCGAGAAGCTGCTGAAGGGCCAGCTGCCGTTCCTGGACCGGCTGCTGGAGCTAGTGCGCGAGTAGGGCGTCCAGCGGTTTGGCGGTGAAGGACGGCAGCACGACGTCGGCCTGCCCGAAGTCGAGGCTCTCGGTGATGGCGTTCGGCACGGCGACGCAGGTCAGCCCGGCGGCCTTGGCGGCGGTGACGCCGTGCGGGGTGTCCTCGAAGGCGATGGTCTGCGCCGCGGTCGTTCCGAGGGCGTCCAGCGCGGCGAGGTAGAGGTCGGGATCGGGCTTGGCCTTGTGCCGGTCCCCGGTGAGGACGGCGTCGAAGTGGTGGGCGATGCCGAGCCGGTCGAGGTGCGGGTTGACCCAGCCCCCGGACGAGCTGGAGGCGACGGCGAGCTTGAGGCCCCTTTCGTGCGCGGCCGCGAGGTAGGTCTCGACGCCTTCGCGGGCGCCGAGGGTCTCGAGGAGCTCGTAGACCCGGGCCTTGGTCCGGGGGCGCAGCGCGTCGACGTCGATGCCGGGCACGTGCTCGGCGAGCAGCGCGAACATGGCGGGCGTGGTGTGCTGGGTCCCGATGACGGCGTACCAGGCTTCCAGGGGGAGCTCGGTGCCGTGCTCGAGGAAGACCTCCTGCCACGCCTGGAGAACGGCGGACTCGGTGTCGGCGAGCGTGCCGTCGAAGTCGAAGACCAGGGCGCGGGTGGGCACGGGTGAACCCTGCCCGGTCGGTGATCGTTCAGGCAAGGGGGTTGTGACGAGCCTCGAAGGCCCGCATCGCCTGTTCGCCGCGGAGGGCGAAGACGACCTCCTCGATCCCGCCGGGGTCGGCCTGGCTGACGGTGGCGAGCGCGATCTCGGCGGCCGAGTCGAGGGGCCAGCGGTAGCTGCCCGTGGAGATGGCCGGGAAGGCGACGGTCCTGGCGCCCAGCTCCTTCGCGACTTCCAGGGCGTTGCGGTGGCAGTCGGCGAGCAGCCCGGACCGGTCTTCGGTGGCCGACCAGACGGGACCGACGGTGTGCACGACCCACTCGGCCGGCAGGTTCCCCGCGGTGGTGGCGACGGCTTGGCCGGTCTTGAGCCCTTTCCCGTAGTGCCCGGCCCGCAGCTCCCGGCACGCGGCGAGGATCTCGGGGCCGCCCTTGCGGTGGATGGCCCCGTCGACCCCGCCCCCGCCGAGCAGCGAGGAGTTGGCGGCGTTGACGACGACGTCCACCTCGAGGGTGGTGATGTCGGCGTCCAGGATCCGGATGCGCATGGGGTGGATCCTCCCGGACAGAATGGGTTCGTGCTGCTGAATTCCATCGCCGAGCTGGCCACTGAGGAGTACCCCGGCGAGTTGCCCTTCGGCGCGGAGTCGCGGCAGAACACGTGGCCCCTCGGCGGCCCTCGGCCGGCGGTCCGGTGCGCCGTCGGACCTTCTGAGTGTGGCACGACCAGCAGATCGGGGCGCTCACGTTGTCGCTCTCGTCGCTCGGCCCCGGCGAGTTGCCCTTCGGCGCGGAGTACGTGCCGACTCGTGAACTGACGCCGATCGGCGAGGAGGTCCTCGCCGATCCGAGTTCCGGCTTCGTGGCGTGGAGCGCGATCACTGCCTAGCCCAGGAAGAACTTCGTCAGCACCGGGGCCAGTGCCGTCGCCTTCACGATGTGCGTCTGGCCCGGCAGGGTCGCGTACTCCGCCGACGGCAGCACCTTCGCCAGCGACGACACCCCGTGCCGCATCCACTCGGGGCTGCGGTCGCCGTCGATCGCCAGCGTCGGGGTCGTCACCTCCGGCCACGACGGCGTCAGGGGCTCGCCCGACTGGCGGTCGCCCACCACTGCCGTGTCGTACGGGATCGTGTGGGCCACCTTCTTCAGCTTCGGCCAGAACGGCATCACGCGCATCATCGCCACCGTCGCGCGGCCCAGGCCGACGCCCTCGGTCATGAACAGCTTGACCGCCTTGCCGCGCTTGCCTTCGGCGAGAGCCGCGTCGAGGCGGGCCGGGTAGTCGGCCGGGACGCGGGGGCGGGTGGCGTCCACCACGAACGGGGGTTCGTACAGCGCCAGCTTCGGGACCGGCAGGGTGCGAGCCGCTTCGAGGGCCAGTGCCGCGCCCGACGAGATGCCGAACAGGAACGCTTCGCCGCCCGCTTCCTTCAGCAGGGCCTCGATGTCCTCGACCTCGCGCTCGATCGCGTACGGGCCCGTGTCGGTGCTCTCGCCCCGGCCGCGGCGGTCGTACGTGTACACCGCGAAGCGCCCGGAGAGCTCCTTCGCCAGCGCGTCGTTCGGGGACGAGCCGCGGTAGCACATCGCGCCGTCGACCAGCACGAGCGCGGGGCCGGTGCCCGAGCGCGTGTACGCGATCTTGGTGCCGTCGGCGGAAATCGTCGTGGTCATCGGGACTCTCCTCGCGGCATCAGGTGGGCGGACGTCGTGGCGAGCCAGGCCCAGGCGAGCACCACGGCCGCCCAGAAACCGAGGGTGACGGCCGGGCTCGCCGAGCCGGACGCTACGCCGCCGAAGCCTACGAGGAACAGCAGGCCGGTGATCCGCGAGTACCACGCCCGGGCCGTCGGCAGGTGCGCGCCGATCGCGAAGCACGCGGCGACCAGCGCGGCGAAACCGACGCCGCCGCAGGCGAAGTGCAGGGCGCCGTGCCAGCTCACCGACGACGGCGGGCCGGCCGGCGTGCCCAGCGGGAAGCCGTCCTGCGGGTCGGCGCGGAAGACGCCGGCGCAGATCAGGCTGACGCCGTACACCGCCAGCAGTCTCGGCCCCCACCTCCCGGGCAGGACGCGCCGGAGGCCCGCCGCGGCCGCGAGCGTCAGGAGGCCGGTGACGAGGAAGTTCGCGACCTGAACGAAGCCGAGCGAGCCGTTGGCCAGGATGCTCGCCGGGTGCCGCGTGAAGTCGAAGCCGGCGCGGGTCAGGCCCTGGAGCACGGCGGTGCCGACGAAGACCGGTCCGGCGAGGATTCCGCAGGTCAGCAGCGTGCGGGTGGGTGCGGAGACGCGGGTGGGAAGCGTGGTCGTGGTCATGCGGACAGCCTGGCATCCGATCATTCGAACTGTCAAGACAAAAAAAGTTGTCGGTGACACCGGTTCGGATCGGCTGCGGCCGAGATTCGGCTCAGGCGGAGCGCAGGGTGAGGAGCGTGATCTCGCTGGGCGCGAAGACGCGGAACGGCGGACCCCAGAACCCGGTGCCCCGGCTGTTGTACAGCTGGGTCGGGCCGTGCCGGGTCAGGCCGGACAGCGTCGGCTGGTCGAGGCGCACCAGGAGGTGGAACGGCCAGATCTGCCCGCCGTGGGTGTGGCCCGAGATCTGCAGGTCGACGTCGGCCTCGCGGGCCTCGCGGACCTGCTTCGGCTGGTGTGCGAGCAGCACCACCGGGACGCCTTCGGGGCGGTCGGCCAGCGCCGCGGCCAGGTCGGGGCCGTGGCCCGGGAGGCCCGAAGAGGTGCCGGTCGGATCGTCGATGCCGGCGAACAGGATCCGGTCGCCGCCGCGCTCCAGCAGGGTCGAGCGGTTGTGCAGCGTGTCCCAGCCGAGCCCTTCCATGTGGTCGAGCCACGCCTGGGCTTCGCCGAAGTACTCGTGGTTGCCGGTGATGTAGAAGCGCCCGAGCGCGGCCTCGACGCCGCCGAGCGGGTCGACCTGCTTGCGGCGCTTGGCCACTGCGCCGTCGGCGAGGTCGCCGGCGTGGCAGACGACGTCGGCCTGCAGGGCGTTGACCGCCGCGACGACCTGCTCCGACCACTTCGTGCGGTCGATCGGGCCGAAGTGGGTGTCGGTCAGCACGGCGACGCGCAGGCCGTCGAGCCCCGGCCCGAGGCGCGGGACGACGACGTCCGTCCGCTTCACCGGCGGCACGCGCATGGCGACGCGGTTGCCGTGCACGAGCAGGACGGCGGCCACCAGCACGGTCGAGCCCGCGACGATCCGCGACCGCAGCGGGTCTTCGACGCCGAGCAGCGCGACCCGCAGGACGAGGCTCAGGATGCACCAGCTGAACAGCACCCAGATCACGGCGAGCAGGGAGTCGCCGAGGCGCGCGGACGCGTCGCTCTGGCGCTTGGAGTGCCCGCGGAACATCGCGATCGGCATCGTGACCAGGCCGGCCGCCAGCACGACGGTGCCGGCGATCGTGCCCGCCAGGCCCCATTCCGGCGCCAGCACGAGCGTCCACCACGGCACGCCGTACAGCAGCAGCATGGCCAGGATCGGCACGACGACGAGTTGCCCTCTCATCGAACCAGGTTACAGCCCATCGGGCTGTTAGCGTTTTCGCTACCCTGGGAGGCGGAGGAAGGGGGACGGCCGTGAACACGCTGCTCGAGCTGGCGTTCCCCGCGTTGACCGGCCCGACCGCGCTGGTCGCCTTCGCCTCCCTCGCCGCCGCGAGCCTCCTGGTCGTGCTGCTGGCCGGCAGCACGCACCGCAGCGAAGTTGCGCTGTGGTCGGCGCCGGTGCGCAGCCGCGTCACGGCGTTGCGCCGCCGGGCCCGCCACGCCGAGTCGATCCGCCTCCGCGACCCGGGAAGAGCCGGCCGCAGCAGGCCACGAGCACCCGGGCACCGCAGCACGGCTGCGTGAGCTCGGCACGCAGCCATTCCGCCTGTCCCATTCCTTTTCACTCACGCGGAGTGCTGCCCATGTTCGGCTTTCTCGACGTGCCCGTTTCCGGCGCGTACCACCTGATCCACGCCCTCACCGGCCCGCTTTCGACGGCGCTGGCCATCGTCGTGTTCACCCTCGCCGTGCGGCTCCTGCTGCACCCGCTCGCCCGCTCGGCCGCCCGCGGCGAGCGCGCCCGGGCCACTCTGCTGCCGGAGCTGCGGGCGCTGCGGGAGAAACACGGCGGCGACCGCGACAGGCTGGCCGCGGAGATGACGAAGCTGCGGCAGGAGTCCGGGACGTCGTTGTTCGTCGGCTGCCTGCCGATGCTGCTGCAGCTGCCGTTCTTCACGGTCATGTACCGGCTCTTCACCGCCCCGGCGATCGGCGGCGAGCCCAATTCCCTGCTCGGCGCGACGCTGTTCGGGACGCCGCTGGGCGCGCACGGCCTGGCCGGCAGCCCGCTGGTGTTCGTCATCGCGGCGGGGCTGGCGGTCGTGGCGTGGTGTTCGGTCCGCTGGCAGGACCGCCACCGCTCCGAGACACCGGGCGTCCCGGACGTCCCGGGCGGCAAGCTCCTGCGCCTGCTGCCGTACGGAACGGTGCTCGCAACCCTGGTCCTGCCCCAGGCGGCGGGCCTCTACCTGCTCACGACGACGGCGTGGACCGCGGCCGAGCGCGCGCTGCTACGACGCGGTTCGTGAGCGGCGCCAGTCCCGGACCGCTTCCTCGACGTCCACCAGCGCCACCGTCAGCGGGGGACCCGTGTGGTGGTTGAGGTAGGCCTGCCGGATCCGCTCGTTGAGGTCGGTCACGACCTCCCGCACGCGCGCTTCGGTGCGCTCGGCGGCGAGCGTGGCCGGCAGGTCCTGGACTTCGCGTTTGAGCGCCAGTGCCGGCGGCAGCAACGCCTTCGTGTCGTGGCCGCCCCTGCGGACCTCGCGCAGCACCCAGTCGGTCGCCGCGTCGTTGCCGGTCGGTTTCGGCAGCGGGCGGCCGGTGCCCGGGAGGTCGTCGAACTCGCCGCGGTCGCGGGCTTCGGCGATCTGCCGGTCGACCCACCAGCGGAAAGAGACTTTCGTCGGCTTGCGCCGGGTCATCGCCGCACCCCCCTCGTCCGCCGTCCAGGGTAATCTCCGGGGAAGGAGCGAGGGGACCGCATGACCGTCGAACGCAGTGGCGCCGATGCCGTCGACCGCACGCTCGCGCTGCTCTGGCGCGCCCGCGGTGGCACTTCCGAACCGACCAGGGGCCGCAAGCCGACGTTGACGGTCGAGCGGATCGTCGCCGCCGCGATCGGGGTCGCGGACGCCGACGGGCTGGCCGCCGCGTCGATGCACCGGGTCGCCAAGGAGCTCGGCGCCGGCACGATGACGCTCTACACCTACGTGCCCGGCAAGGCCGAGCTGGTGGACCTGATGGTCGACGACGTGCTCGTCGAGCGCCGGCTGCCGGGCCCGGGCGAACCGCGGTCCGGGGACTGGCGTGAACAGGTGGCGCTCTACGCCGAACGGACCCGGGCGGCCTACCGCGCCCACCCGTGGCTGTGCGAGGTTTCGCGGGTCCGGCCGCCGCTGGGGCCCGGGCAGCTGGCCGGGCAGGAGTACCTGCTGTCCATTGTGGACGCGCTGGGGCTGGCGCCGCGGCAGGCGGTCGCCGCGGCCAACGCGATCGGCACGTACGTCGACGCGAACGCCGCGCTCGGCGCGGAGAACACCAGCCTCGAACGCAGCACCGGCCAGTCGACCGAAGCCTGGTGGCACCAGCGGTCTTCCTTCTGGGAGGACTACTTCGTGGTCGACGCGCACCCGGCGATGAACCGGATCTGGCTCGGCGGCGGCTTCGACCAGAGCGCCGAAGCGCAGGGCGAAAAGGCGTACGAGTTCGGCCTGAACCGCATGCTCGACGGCATCGAGGCGCTGGTCGGCTAGCGCCGGCTGCGCCACCGCAGCCGGCGTCGCTCCTGGCGGGGCACTTCGACCGCCGAGCCGCCGCGCAGCAGGTCGCGGCAGACCGGGTCGAACCGGCCGGGTGCCTCGATCATCGGCGCCGCCAGGACCAGGTGCCCGCACACCGCCCGGAACCGCCCGTCGTGCCGTCCCGTCGCGAACTCGTCTTCGGTGACGGCGTGGGTGTAACCGTCGGTGTCGCAGCGGATGTGCACCAGGAACGGCTCCACCGGGCTCACCCGGCCGGGGTGGTCGAGGTGGTTTCGGTCGGGGTCGCCGGAGCGTCGGCCGGGTTGGTGCTCGAAGGCGTCTCCGGCGGCGGGGTGGTGGTGGCCGTCGTCGACGGCGGCGGCGTGCTGGTGGACGGCGGCGGCGTCGACGGGTCCGTGGTCGGGGTCGTCGGCTTGGTGGTGGTGCTGGTCGGGCTGGTCGGGGACGTCGGCGTGGTGCTGCCCGGCGGCGTCGACGTGCCCGGCAGCGAGCCCGGCGGCTGGGCGGTCACCGGCGGCGCGGGCGGGGCCGGGACCCCGACCGGGGCACCGGCCGCGGCGGCGTCCGGGGCGTCGGGCGCGCCGATCGGCACCTGGCTGTCGGGCAGCTGGGCCACCCCGCCGCGGTAGGCCGACGCCCACGCCATCACCGTGTCCACATAGGACTGCGAGTTGTTGTAGCGGCGCACGGCGATGCGCTGCCCCGCGTCGGTCGAGAGGTCCAGCCCGCCCGAGCACAGGTAGCGCGCGGTGGCCAAGGCCTCGTCGTAGACGTTGTTCGGGTTCGACACGCCGTCGCCGTTGCCGTCGGAGGCGTAGCCGCGCCACGTCGACGGGATGAACTGCGTCGGGCCGACCGCGCGGTCCCACACGGCGTCGCCGTCGTACTTGCCGCCGTCGGTGTCGGGGATCGCGGCGAACGCGCCGGCACCGTTGAGCACCGGGCCGAGGATCGGTTCGAGGGTGTCGCCCTTGGCGTTGACGTACCCGCCGCGGGCGTGGTTCGACTCGATCCGGCCGATGCTCGCGATCAGCGCCCAGTCCAGGTGGCAGTTCGGCTGCTCCTTGGCCAGGATGTCGGCGGCGTTCTGGTACGCCTTGAGCATGCTGCCCGGGATGCCGAGTGGCCCGGAGATGCCCGCGGAGCCGGCGCGCCCGCCGGGCACGACCAGCGGCGTGGGCAGCGGGGGCTGGGGCAGGCTGCCGTCGACGGCGATCGGCGGCATGACGATGGTGGGCTGCTGCAGCGGCGCGGCTTGGTCCGGCAGGGCGTTGCCGGCGTCGGCGACCACGACGGGCGCGGGCAGGCCGGTGGTCAGCGTCGGCAGCACGACGAGCGCGCCGCCCGCGAGCGCGGCCGCGGTGCGGCGTACCGCCCGCGAGCTCTTGCGACGTGGCCGGTGCTTCGGCATGGTCGTCCCCGCTTCCCTCGATCTTCGCTGATCGCCTCACCCGATCGGCCCCACCCACCGGTACTGACCGGTAGGAGCAAGCTATCCGATGGGAGCGAACTTTGGCGAATGGCACAGCGAAATCCGGCCGTCGCGGAGAAGTTCGTCCTGATGGCACAAAACCTTAGTAGGGAATCTGTCACATTCACCAGGACTTAACGGGTCGCCGAGGACAGTTTGCCGAGCAGTGCGCCGGGCACGGTGATCCCGCGCTGTGCCACGTCCGAGGAAAACCGCCGGACGAGCGAATCCGAAGGCGTAGCGGCGAACACCACGACTTCGCGGTGCAGCGCCGGCTTCAGCCGCCGCAGCGCACCGGCGAAGGTCCGGGAGAGCGCGGTCGTCGGGACCAGGGCCAGACCGAGCCCCGCCGCCGCGAGCTGAGCCGCCGTAGCCGCTTGCTTCGTCCGCATCACCACGTCCAGCACGGCCCCGCGGCGCGCCGCTTCCTCGTCGAGCCAGCCGCCGAGTCCGTTGTCGGGGTGGTAGTGCACCACCGGCAGCCCGGCGAGGTCGGTCATCGCGAGCGCCGTTCGCGCGGCGAGCGGGTGGTCCGCGGCCAGCGCCACGACGACCTCCTCGCGCCCGACCACCTCGACCGGCCCGGTCCAGCGGCTCGG encodes the following:
- a CDS encoding ATP-binding protein; the protein is MLTIALIPSVALLLVGVALAGYLIYDAVTARDYTTRIRNSEAPAIPFFAALQQERQATLSLLAGQGNQRAVLAAVRPKVDSTAAKEIENLRDNFADYDDTPPSVQKNIATFFGVFQQLPQTRQAVDSGQIQISQAFAFYNRMLDQFTDGVAGLAQKARGAQNAFDRLTAIPLFTAADAMQRSDALAAAGLAAGGLTNDDFRAYVGQVGAYHAQLDASAPKMIPEVKAKYDQLLASQPWQTVTQVETAFLRGDLTKLPVAQDQWRTAARQVGDALMGIFVAQSSNASQAAIEDADSTFTESLIAGVIAVLFAVFVVFVAVRLSNRLIGRLHRLREDTLDAAEVRLPELVARVQAGEPVDLEEGGHFLDHGTDEIGQVADAFNKAQQTAIAAAIDEAKIKEGTKAVFLNIAHRSQVIVHRQLKVLDQAERKQEDPEQLDTLFQLDHLSTRARRNAENLIILGGGQPGRQWRNPVGLAELVRGASAETEDFARVKTAALPQIAIRGPVVGDLVHLLAELIDNATSFSPPQSRVEIRGNVVGKGVVIEVEDQGLGLEPDQTEEINTMLASPPDFGIMALSDEPRLGLFVVARLAARHGIQVHLRESAYGGTRAIVLVRTDLLAPLAESEPEQPITPPKPELVPNPVEPEQGNDEVAPLKRPQRRPARHRTEPPMPTQPAPVSPPPSAPTPVAAPPAPPSAPTPVPVASVPEPVSQPTQAQPVAPLRPPSPPNRTSRPARPAAQQPAWPPQEPRPAVPEGRPQQPRRPEAPGRPPLPQRRRQQSLVPQLREDKPAQEREEVRLDSPEAARSRLSAFQQGTRRARDEEFPENDDTYGERE
- a CDS encoding roadblock/LC7 domain-containing protein; protein product: MVNSGAHELDWLLDDLVKRVAGADRAVVLSSDGLLIGRSGNLSEEDAEHLSAVASAFQSLARGTGRHFGGGNVRQTMVEMDHAFLFVTAAGRGACLALLAREDADMGLVAYEMNLMVKRVGQVLTSAPRTGAGVLPTSP
- a CDS encoding DUF742 domain-containing protein → MSGRHEAWFDDEAGPLVRSYAVTGGRTRSDTLGLDLITLVVALRTAHEAGMLEPEYARIIALCQRPVSVAEVAARVDLPLPVVKVMLSDLIEQNLVLFRTAAPAQESPNRHVLQAVLDGIRKL
- a CDS encoding ATP/GTP-binding protein, with product MASGNSDPRRNLTATAVKVLIAGGFGVGKTTMVGSVSEVPPLRTEEVITTASEGVDDLSGVEQKTTTTVALDFGRITINPDLILYLFGTPGQDRFWFMWDELAEGALGAVVLADTRRLDSCFAAVDFFERRNLPFVVGVNCFDGAYRYGTEEVRQALDVGMDVPLLLCDARDRESTKQVLTSLMEHVMARSDLAAAQGGY
- a CDS encoding DoxX family protein, with the translated sequence MTTTIARETQSTATPKTQVTGIVIGASRIVISFLFGFHGLQGFGFFGGVDGQGGGVPFGSFPGWWGSVFELAGALLLLVGLASRPAAILLSGVMAYAYFTVHAPMGLLPLQNMGEPAAVYAWVFLLFAAIGPGRFAVDTLVKRRR
- a CDS encoding NUDIX domain-containing protein encodes the protein MAGKRSAGLLLHRGRGEAVEVLLGHMGGPFWAKKDAAAWSLPKGELEPDEEPEAAARREFAEELGLPAPDGEYVPLGEVKQSGGKVVTAWAVAGDLDPALVVPGTFTMEWPPRSGRQQEFPEVDRVEWFSLAAAREKLLKGQLPFLDRLLELVRE
- a CDS encoding HAD family hydrolase, whose product is MPTRALVFDFDGTLADTESAVLQAWQEVFLEHGTELPLEAWYAVIGTQHTTPAMFALLAEHVPGIDVDALRPRTKARVYELLETLGAREGVETYLAAAHERGLKLAVASSSSGGWVNPHLDRLGIAHHFDAVLTGDRHKAKPDPDLYLAALDALGTTAAQTIAFEDTPHGVTAAKAAGLTCVAVPNAITESLDFGQADVVLPSFTAKPLDALLAH